From Pseudomonas hefeiensis, one genomic window encodes:
- a CDS encoding DNA-3-methyladenine glycosylase I — translation MRDYKWLHEYCLNRFGSAAELEAHLPVPKTPAQLRKISDDRYLSTMALRVFRAGLKHSLVDAKWPAFEEVFFKFDPEKVVLMSAEHLERLMQDARIIRHLGKLKSVPRNAQLILDVAHEKGSFGALIADWPVTDIVGLWTYLKKHGHQLGGLSAPRFLRMMGKDTFVPSYDVVAALNAQNIIDKVPTSLRDLATVQNAFNQWHEQSGGRPMSQISMMLAYTVNH, via the coding sequence ATGCGCGATTACAAGTGGCTGCATGAGTATTGTCTGAACCGCTTCGGTTCGGCGGCTGAACTGGAAGCTCACCTGCCTGTTCCCAAGACCCCGGCTCAACTGCGCAAGATCAGCGACGACCGTTACCTCTCGACCATGGCTTTGCGAGTATTTCGCGCCGGGCTCAAGCACAGCCTGGTGGACGCCAAGTGGCCGGCGTTCGAGGAAGTGTTTTTCAAGTTCGATCCGGAAAAAGTCGTGCTGATGAGCGCCGAGCACCTGGAGCGGCTGATGCAGGACGCGCGGATCATTCGCCACTTGGGCAAGCTCAAAAGTGTGCCGCGCAACGCGCAACTCATACTGGACGTGGCCCATGAAAAAGGCAGCTTCGGCGCGCTGATCGCTGACTGGCCGGTGACCGACATCGTCGGCCTGTGGACCTACCTGAAAAAGCACGGCCATCAACTGGGCGGTCTGTCGGCTCCGCGTTTCCTGCGGATGATGGGCAAGGACACCTTCGTGCCCAGTTATGACGTGGTGGCCGCGCTCAATGCGCAGAACATCATCGACAAAGTCCCCACCAGCCTGCGGGATCTGGCGACGGTGCAAAACGCCTTCAACCAGTGGCATGAACAGAGCGGTGGACGGCCGATGAGCCAGATTTCGATGATGCTGGCGTATACCGTCAATCATTGA
- a CDS encoding DUF2069 domain-containing protein: protein MAKKPKILPPIHWLEPRVRIARVLSLLCFFGLVGLLCVYYLLIADLHGARPWVILLIELVPLLILAPGMISGSPRGHSWMCFVVNLYFIKGALAAYDPNRQMFGLLEMTASVAVFCSALLYVRWRFQLNRRLAGEGEISVA from the coding sequence GTGGCTAAGAAGCCAAAAATCCTGCCGCCCATCCACTGGCTGGAACCACGGGTACGCATCGCCCGGGTCCTGAGCCTGCTGTGTTTTTTCGGCCTGGTGGGGCTGCTCTGTGTGTATTACCTGCTGATTGCCGACCTGCACGGCGCGCGCCCCTGGGTGATTCTGCTGATCGAACTGGTGCCGCTGTTGATACTGGCGCCAGGCATGATCAGCGGCAGCCCCCGCGGGCATTCGTGGATGTGCTTTGTGGTGAACCTGTATTTCATCAAGGGCGCGCTGGCGGCCTATGACCCGAACCGACAGATGTTCGGTTTGCTGGAAATGACGGCGAGCGTGGCGGTGTTCTGCTCGGCCCTGCTGTATGTGCGCTGGCGGTTCCAGTTGAACCGGCGGTTGGCTGGGGAAGGCGAGATTTCCGTCGCCTGA
- the wrbA gene encoding NAD(P)H:quinone oxidoreductase codes for MSTPYILVLYYSRSGSTNEMARQIARGIEQAGLEARLRTVPAISAECEAVSPDIPEQGPLYATLDDLKNCAGLALGSPTRFGNMAAPLKYFLDGTSNLWLTGALVGKPAGVFTSTASLHGGQETTLLSMMLPLLHHGMLITGLPYSESALLETEGGGTPYGPSHHAGADGKSGLNEHEVALCRALGLRLAKTALLLENGRG; via the coding sequence GTGAGCACGCCGTACATTCTGGTGTTGTATTACAGCCGCAGTGGCTCCACCAACGAAATGGCCCGGCAGATCGCTCGTGGCATCGAGCAGGCCGGGCTGGAAGCCCGGTTGCGTACGGTGCCGGCGATTTCCGCCGAGTGCGAAGCGGTATCGCCGGACATTCCCGAGCAAGGCCCGCTGTACGCTACCCTTGATGATCTGAAAAACTGCGCCGGCCTGGCCCTGGGCAGTCCGACCCGTTTCGGCAACATGGCCGCACCGCTGAAGTACTTTCTCGATGGCACCAGCAACCTGTGGCTGACCGGCGCCCTGGTGGGCAAACCGGCGGGTGTGTTCACGTCCACCGCGAGCCTGCATGGCGGCCAGGAAACCACCTTGCTGTCGATGATGCTGCCGCTGTTGCACCACGGCATGTTGATCACCGGCCTGCCCTACAGCGAGTCGGCCTTGCTCGAAACCGAGGGCGGGGGCACGCCTTACGGCCCGAGTCATCACGCCGGGGCCGACGGTAAAAGTGGCTTGAACGAACATGAAGTCGCGCTGTGCCGGGCACTGGGTTTACGCCTGGCGAAAACCGCACTACTGCTGGAGAACGGCCGTGGCTAA
- the arsC gene encoding arsenate reductase (glutaredoxin) (This arsenate reductase requires both glutathione and glutaredoxin to convert arsenate to arsenite, after which the efflux transporter formed by ArsA and ArsB can extrude the arsenite from the cell, providing resistance.) translates to MTDLTLYHNPRCSKSRGALELLEARGLTPTVVRYLETPLDAAQLEHLLAKLGITARQLLRTGEDEYKSLNLADENLSQSQLIAAIAAHPKLMERPILETADKAVIGRPPEQILEILP, encoded by the coding sequence ATGACCGATCTGACGCTTTATCACAACCCGCGCTGCTCCAAATCCCGCGGCGCGCTGGAACTGTTGGAGGCCCGTGGCCTGACGCCCACCGTGGTCCGCTACCTGGAAACCCCGCTCGACGCAGCGCAGTTGGAACACCTGTTGGCCAAGCTCGGCATCACCGCCCGGCAACTGCTGCGCACCGGCGAGGACGAATACAAGAGCCTGAACCTGGCCGATGAAAACCTGAGCCAGTCCCAATTGATCGCCGCCATCGCCGCCCACCCCAAACTCATGGAGCGGCCGATTCTGGAAACCGCTGACAAAGCTGTGATCGGGCGCCCGCCGGAGCAGATCCTGGAGATCCTGCCGTGA
- a CDS encoding TlpA family protein disulfide reductase, giving the protein MARRLTTALTFMGILLLAGCGNDYGVDQNGQAIAAQRLDKQWVVLNYWAEWCAPCRTEIPEFNTLADQLKGRNIGVFGVNFDQVQGEELKSASEKMGIRFTVLARDPADFFDIPRSEGLPVTYIIDNQGKVREQMLGEQTAAGVMAKLEALQAFK; this is encoded by the coding sequence ATGGCAAGGCGATTGACGACGGCACTGACATTCATGGGGATTTTGTTGCTCGCCGGCTGCGGGAATGACTACGGGGTTGACCAGAACGGTCAGGCCATCGCCGCGCAACGACTGGACAAACAGTGGGTGGTGCTCAATTACTGGGCCGAATGGTGCGCGCCGTGCCGCACCGAAATTCCAGAGTTCAACACTTTGGCCGACCAACTCAAGGGACGCAATATCGGCGTATTCGGCGTCAATTTCGACCAGGTTCAGGGCGAGGAACTCAAGAGCGCCAGCGAGAAGATGGGCATCCGTTTCACCGTGCTGGCTCGGGACCCGGCCGACTTTTTTGATATCCCGCGCAGCGAAGGGTTGCCGGTGACTTACATCATCGACAACCAGGGCAAGGTGCGCGAGCAGATGCTGGGGGAACAAACGGCGGCGGGGGTGATGGCCAAGCTTGAGGCGTTGCAGGCGTTCAAATAA
- a CDS encoding META domain-containing protein, whose protein sequence is MKRLALAALIGAGLIGCAAEPVQLQQDRSYILEWIGERPLMDYSNLTITLGDDGRAYGNGGCNHWFAPYTLEGHRLSFGKIGSTRKLCAPALMEQEARFLRALEKVERWDVSPTEQMRFWPAQGKPLRWWLEEG, encoded by the coding sequence ATGAAACGCCTGGCCCTGGCCGCGCTGATCGGCGCCGGCCTGATAGGTTGCGCCGCCGAGCCGGTGCAACTGCAGCAGGACCGCAGCTACATCCTGGAATGGATTGGCGAACGGCCATTGATGGACTACAGCAACCTGACCATCACCCTCGGGGACGACGGTCGGGCCTACGGCAACGGCGGCTGTAACCACTGGTTCGCGCCCTACACCCTGGAAGGCCACCGTTTGAGCTTCGGCAAGATCGGCAGCACCCGCAAACTCTGCGCCCCGGCGCTGATGGAGCAGGAAGCACGCTTCTTGCGGGCGCTGGAAAAGGTTGAACGCTGGGACGTGTCGCCCACCGAACAGATGCGCTTCTGGCCGGCCCAGGGCAAGCCACTGCGGTGGTGGTTGGAGGAAGGTTGA